The segment ACATGCCGGCCCTTGCAGGCACCGTTGGCCATATCTCGGGTAGCGCCATGGCGGCGTGTACCAACTTAGCGGTTACTATTCACGGCGCGGGCGGACATGGTTCCATGCCCGCTCAAACGGTAGATCCTGTGGTGATTTCTGCCCATGTCGTTACCCGCCTACAGAGCATTGTCTCCCGAGAAGTGCCACCGGAAGAAACCGTGGTGGTCACCGTTGGCAAGCTCCATGCAGGCACTCAGGCCAATATCATTCCGCACATTGCTGAGCTTGAGATCAATATTAGAAGCTTTGATAACGCACTGCACCGTCAGGTAGTGGCATCTATTGAGCGTATTATACGCGCTGAGTGTGAGGCAGGACGCACGCCTAAACCGCCAACCTTCCAAGTGCTCAACGAGACCATCGCTCTGCATAACGACCCGATGGCCGTTGAGCATGTGCGCCACGCTCACACCGCGCATTTTGGTGATGCTAATCTCTACGCTATGCCACGCCTTAACGGCAGTGAGGATTTCCCACTGCTCGGCAACGCACAAGCAGGCGGCTTTAGCGGCGATGATATTCCCTATGTTTATTGGTTTATCGGTGCGACGCCTGCGGAACGCTGGGCCAACACGCCAGGCGAAGATGTCTCACAGAAAATGCGCCACCTTGAGATGCCACACTCCCCCTACTACTTTCCTGGCAATGACGTAACGCTACGCACCGGCATTGAAGCGATGACAACCGGCGCGCTGGCCTATTTATCCTAGAGCTAGTTATCTTAGAGCTAGTTATCCTAGCGCTATTTTCCCAAACGTCGTCGCGGTAGTGGCAGTGCCGCTACCGCGACTGACGATGGTGACAAACGGCTAAGACGATTTTTTAATACGATTGTTTCAATCCAAGAATGTGCCGCGCCTGCTGCCAAGTGGCCACCGGGCGCTGATACTTTTCACACAACGCGACAGCACGTTCGACCAACGCTGCATTAGAGGGTGCTAGCGTATCGCGATCAAGACGCACATTGTCTTCAAGGCCAGTACGGGTATGCCCACCGGCAGCAATCGCCCACTCATTGACCACGTATTGATTAGCACCGATACCTGCGCCACACCACTGGGCATCCGGTGCTAAGCGTTTGAGCGTTTCAATATAAAAATCAAACGTAGGCTTGTCCGCTGGCATGGAGTTTTTAACCCCCATTACAAACTGAACATAGAGCGGAGACGTGATGCTGCCTTGCTCTGCAAGTGCCACCGCCTGATGAATATGGGATAAATCGAACGCCTCGATTTCAGGCTTAACTGCGTAGGTGCGCATCTCGTCAGCGAGCCACTGCACCAGCTGTGGTGGATTCTCATAGACACGCGTGGGGAAGTTATTCGACCCCACCGAGAGGCTGGCCATATCCGGCGCCAATGGCAGCATGCCACCACGGGCTTCTCCTGCGCCAGAGCGCCCACCGGTAGAAAGCTGAATAATCATACCGGGGCAATGCTTCTTAAGCCCTTCCATTAGGCGGCCAAACTTCTCAGGGTCTGAGGAGGGCGTTTGATCATCATTGCGCACATGGCAGTGGGCAATGCTCGCCCCAGCCTCAAAGGCTGCTTGAGTGCTTTCAATCTGCTCTGCAACGGTGATGGGCACTGCCGGGTTATCCTCTTTACGAGGCAAGCTGCCAGTGATGGCGACGCAGATAATACAGGGGTTAGACATGAGCCCCTCCTTGCTGAATCGGTAGCTGAGCGCTGACGCCGCTCGTTAACCGGAAAGATTAGTTAGAAACAGCGTGAGCAGGCGTAGCAAACAGTGCCAGCAGCTTTTCCGCCAGTAACCCCGGTACCTCGACTGAGGGCACGTGACCGACTCCCTCAAGAATTGTTAGCGCTGCACTATCGAGTTCGGCCGATAGTGCTTCCAGCGTTGATGGCGGCGTGGCCATATCTTCGCTGCCGCCAAGTAACTGCACCTTCACGCTCTTGTTGCTCAGCTTTCCGCAGAAGGTATCGCGGCCCAGCATTTCACATAGCTGTGCGTAGGACTCATCGTCACCACGGCCCATCTGGGTGCACCAGCCTGTTTTCAACGCCGGACTTCCCTCAAACGCCGCAGGGGCAAACCAACGTGGCACAATTTCTTGAGACATCGCCGCCAGGCCTTCATGACGAACCCGGTCCGCGCGGGTATTCCACAAGTCCGCATTGCCAATCACTGCGCCGGTATTGGTCAGCGTAATGGTCAGCAAACGATCGCTGTGTTCAGCGATTAGCTGTTGACCAACCACGCCACCAATAGACGTACCAACAAAGTGGAATTGTTGTGTGCCTGCCAATGCCACCAACGCCAGCGCCTCAGCGGCGAGATCCGCGGGCGAAAGTTGCTTACCGCTGACCGCCTGGCTGGCCCCATGGCCGGGTAAATCCCAGGTTAAAATACGGTAGCGCGGCAGCAGTGCGGGGATAATGTCGTCCCACACGGCTTGGCTCATGCCTAACGGATGTGCCAATACCACCAGTGGCTTCATTTCATCGCCAAGCAGCCGATAGGCGACGCTGCGATCATTCATCATTTGAAATGCCATACGGCCTCCGTTAAACGCGCTCAATCAACGTGGCAATACCTTGCCCAACACCCACACACATGGTGCACAGCGCATAGCGCTTACCTGTATTTTGAAGCTCGTGGGCAGCGGTCATTAGTAGCCGAGCGCCCGACATTCCCAAAGGGTGGCCCAATGCAATGGCACCGCCGTTTGGATTCACCCGCGGGTCATCGTCGTTAAGCCCAAGATCGCGCATGCAGGCAAGCGCCTGAGCGGCAAACGCCTCGTTAAACTCGAACACATCGATCTCGTCTATCGTGATTCCCGTACGCTTGAGCAACTTCTGTACGGCGGGCACTGGGCCGTACCCCATAATCCGCGGTTCAACCCCTGCCGTGGCCATACCGATAATTTTGGCCATCGGCGTCAGGCCGTGCTGTTTTACCGCCGCTTGGCTTGCCACTAGCATCGCCGCTGCGCCGTCGTTAACGCCGGAGGCATTGCCTGCGGTCACGCTGCCGCCATCACGAAAGGGCGTCGGTAAAGCCGCCAATTTTGCCAAGGTAGTTTCGCGCAGGTGCTCATCCTGATCGAAGATCAGCGGTGCCTGCTTGCGGCGGGGTATGTCAATGGCGGTGATCTCTTGGGCGAAGCGACCCACTTGCTGAGCGCTCGCCGCTTTCTGCTGGGAACGCAGCGCGAAAGCATCCTGATCCTCCCGGGAGATGCTGAATTGCTCTGCGACGTTTTCCGCCGTTTCTGGCATCGAATCGACGCCGTAGGCTTTTTTCATTAGTGGGTTTATAAAGCGCCAGCCAATGGTGGTGTCTTCAAGTTTTTGGCCGCGCGAGAAAGCGCTGTCGGCCTTGCCCATCACGAAGGGGGCCCTGGACATAGACTCGACGCCACCGGCCAGCGCCAGCTCCATCTCGCCTGCTTTAATAGCGCGAAATGCTGTACCTACCGCATCCATGCCTGATCCGCATAGGCGGTTCATGGTCGTGCCGGGTACGGAAGTCGGGATGCCCGCCAGCAGCGACGACATGCGTGCCACGTTGCGATTATCCTCCCCCGCCTGATTGGCACAGCCCATAAACACTTCATCAATGGCGACAGGGTCGAGAGCCGGCGCTTGTGCCAACACCGCTTTAAAAATCGTTGCGGCGAAATCATCGGGGCGTACGCTGGCCAAAGTGCCACCGAAGCGACCAATGGCAGTGCGGCGCGGGTGGCATAAATAGACATCACTCATATAAAGCTCCTTATTCGCCCGCGTGGGCCCGCTCGGTGCGTGCTTTCAGTTCGCGCAATATGTCAAGCTCATTGGCGTTCGGTTCCGGTGTGCTCTCCAGCTGTTCGACAAAGCGAATATCCCAGCCGGTCGCATCGATCACTTGTTCACGTGTAACGCCAGGATGCAGCGACACCACCACCAGCTCTTTGGTATCCGGGTCGGGCTTCATCACGCACAGGTCGGTAATGACCCGCGTGGGACCCTTGCCAATATTGGGAACGTTGTCACGCCCTTTGCCGTCACGGCCAAACCCAAGCGTGGTGACGAAGTCGACATCTTTCACAAAAGCACGCTTGGAGTGCTTGAGAGTAATAAAGACTTCACCGGCATTGGTGGCAATTTCAGGCGCACCGCCGCCGCCTGGCAGGCGAACCTTGGGCGCTTTGTAATCGCCAATCAGCGTGGTGTTGAGGTTGGCAAAACGATCAATTTGCGCGGTGCCTAAAAAGCCCACATTGACTTTCCCACCCTGCAGCCAATAGCGGAACATTTCCGGTACGGCCACCGTGGTTAGCGCTGATTCACACAGCTCGCCGTCACCAATCGAGAGCGGCAGAATGTCAGGCTTGGTTTGCAGGGTGCCAGACTCATAAATCAGCACTACCTCAGGCGCATGCGTTAAGCGCGCCAGGTTAGCGGCTTCAGATGGTAGACCAATACCCACAAAGCAGGTCATGCCATTTTCCAACGCACGGGCTGCCGTCACGGTCATCATTTCAGAAGAGGTGTAACTCATCAGGCTTGGCCTCCCGCAGGGTTGTTGTCAGCGCGGTATACGTTGTCGTCGAGCCACTGGGTGAACGTATCGCGATCACGCGCAATGGCATCCCACTCTTTATAGAAGCGGTTGCTGCGACCGTAGTAGCCATGGGTATACGAAGGCAGCGCGCCCTTTTCTGCCACGGCAACGGCACTAATTGCCCAGCCAGGAATAACGCAAGCATTGGGATGAGCGTTCAGGTCATCGACAATTTCTTCCACGGTGACAATGCTGTGCTTAGCAGCCAACACGGCCTCTTTCTGTACGCCCACAATACCTTCCACCAGCACATTACCCTGGCGGTCTGCCCGCTGTGCGTGAATGATCGACACATCTGGCCGCACCGAGGGCACAGCCGCTAGGCGTTCGCCGGTAAACGGGCACTCAATAAATTTGATTTGATCATTCACGCTCGGTAGCTCGCTACCCACATAGCCACGCAGCACAGCCAGGGGCAAGCCAGCAGCCCCAGCCTCAAACGCGCAGGCCATCGCCGCATGGCTGTGCTCTAAAATTTCAATTTTTTGCGGCCAGCCTTTCTCAACTGCATCACGCAGGCGGTGAAGTGAGCCAACCCCTGGGTTACCACCCCAGGAAAAAATCACTTTCTTAGCGCAGCCCGCGCCGATCAATTGGTCATAAATGATATCGGGGGTCATGCGAATAAGCGTCAGATCGCGCTTTTTCTGGCGAATAACTTCGTGACCCGCAGCAAACGGAATCAGGTGGGTAAAGCCTTCCATGGCAACGGTAGCGCCGTCTTCGACGTAGTGTGCTACCGCGTCATGCAAGCTGAGAAACTCGGCCATGATAGGTGCCTCTTCGCTGGTGAGTACCTTGCTGACGTGTCTGGCTGGCGTGCCTTGAAGACGCATCATGCTGAAGGCGTTTTATTCGCATAGCGAACATTGATTCTCTTTGCGAACAAATTAATCCTCAAGCGCCCACAAGTCAACTCCGTTTTGTTACTGGTCTCTAGCAACAGGCTTTCTCAACCGGTTTTCTCAAGGGCTTTTATCGATCGACAATGCCGCTTATTGTTCGCCATTCGAACAAAGTGTTATTTTCACGCCTCGCTTCCCCATCGACGCTGCTGAGATACCCATGAGCAATGCCCTACCAGAAGATGTTTTGAAACCAACGGATCGTGATTTTGTTGCGGCGCTGGCCAGCGGGCTGGAAGTCGTGATGGCGTTTGATGAGATGCACACGCGAATGACACTCAGCGAAGTTGCCGAGCGAACAGGGATGAATCGAGCCAAAGCTCGGCGGTTTTTACTGACGCTCCACGCCCTTGGCTATGTGCGTAAACAGCAGCGCTACTTCGAGCTAACCCCTAAGGTACTGCAGCTGGGGTACTCGTATTTAGCGTCTAATAATTACCGTGGGGTCATACAGCAGTATCTGGAGGAGATTACCCGCCAGTGCGGTGAATCCTCATCGCTGGGGGTACTCGACGGTGACGACGTGATCTACCTGGCCCGCTCAGCCGCACCGCATCGCTTGATGGCGATCACCCTTTCCGTCGGTACTCGCCTGCCCGCCGCCTACACATCCATGGGCAGAGTGCTACTTGCCCAGTTGCCGGATAGTGAGTTGGATAGCTACCTGAGCCAGCTCACCTTGATGCGCTATACCGACAAGACCATTACCGATCCCGCAGCACTGAAAGCAGCGATACAAAAAGCGCGGGAAGAGGGTTACGCGATTACCGATCAAGAGCTAGATTCTGGCCTGCGTTCGATTGCAGTGCCGGTGTTTGATACCCATGAAAAGCTGATTGGCGCGATTAACATCAGCACCAATGCCGCCCGTGTGGATATGCCAACACTGTTGGAAACGTATCGACCGTTATTGTTGGAAAAAGCACAGCTCATTCGCCAGTCGGTAAGTGTGTAACCCCGTTAAATTATTGAGTTTGTTCAAGCTATGCTCAAACGACGAGTCCTCTACTCTTTCGGGAGTCTCGGCGGACTTGTCTACTGGCTACCACCTAATAGCGCTTGCGTTCCTGTAGAAACGTCCAATCTGGTCATATTAGCGACAGGCCAACCTGTCATTGCCCGTATGACCTGCCGAGAATATGCCAACACAAGGAAACAAAATCTGTCATTCGCAGTGATGAGTAAACGACGGATGCCCTTGTTAATGCAGACTCCCTACGCCTAACAACAAAGACTATTTACTGTGATGGCGTGGAGTGGCCCACAACAAAACTTACAAGGTAACCTCATGGACAACACTCGACTCAAAGGTAAAAACTGCCTCATTACAGGCGCAGCTCGCGGCATGGGCGCTGCCGTAGCTGAACACTATGCTGCCCAAGGGGCAAAGGTTTGCGTAGCAGATATCAATATTGAAGGGTGCGAAGAAGTCGCGGCACGTATCAAAGCAAACGGCGGCGATGCTATTGCAGTCAAACTTAACGTTACCGACCGTGCTGAAGTGCAGGCTGCAGTGAAGGCCACTGTCGACGCTTTTGGCAGTTTGAACGTGATGGTCAATAATGCGGGCATCAACAAGCCATTGATGTTCCTTGATATCACTGAGGAAAACTGGCATCAGATAATGGATGTTAACGCGCTGGGCTGTCTACTCGGGATGCAGGAAGCAGCCAAGCAGATGATTGACCAGGGCAAAGAAAACGGTCCCTATAAAATCATTAACGTTGGGTCAATTCTGTCTCGCCAGGCCTTTGACGACGTTGTGCCCTACTCATGCAGCAAACATGCTGTGCTGGCCATGATTAACGGCGGTGCCAAGGCACTGGTCGACCACAATATTACGGTCAATGGTTATGGCCCTGGCGTCGTGCGCACTGAACTGTGGGAGCAGCTTGATAAAGATTTGGTCAGTATCGGAAAATTCGATAAGCAGGGCCAGTCTATGGACGAGCTTGCTGAGAAAATGATCCTAATGAAGCGCTACTCCTACCCGGAAGATGTGGTCGGCACCGCCTCTTTCCTAGCCAGCGCTGAATCTGATTACATGACCGGGCAGTTACTGATGATTGATGGCGGCATGATCATGCAGTAAGTCAGTCTCCGCCCCATGCCTGCGATTCAGACATGGGGCTAGTTACCTCACAACGGGCTCCCCCCTTCGGGAGTGCTTTTTTATCTTTGTGGTTTTCGTCCGTGTGATCCGTGAGTGTCCGTGGCCGGCCTCAATAATGCCCCTTTTCTCGCATCACCTTATCGGCACGCTCTTGAGCAATAGAGAGTGCTTTCTTGATAGAGCGCCGTCCATCCAGTACTTCAAAAATCTCGTTTCCCGCAATGCTGATGACCTCCGTTACCCCAGGCACGGGCGGGCGTGGCCATGCCTGTAAAATATCCTTCTTTGCCATATCATCGACAATCTTAATCAGCGGCGATAATGCCGACACCTCAGGGTCCTGACTAACACTGAAGCGAGGCGTTACCAAGCTACCGTTCATGATGTAAAGCTTGGACATATTGGCTGATGTCAGGTGTCTTAGCGCTGTCCATACCGCCTCAACACGCTCTGGTGCTAAGTTCGCGGGAATAGCGAGGGCATAACCACCAATCGGAGTAATGGCGCGACCATGATTTCCAACCGGATGGGGCAGATAGCCAGTATTGCCATATGCAGGAGAGTGTCGATCTAATTCAAACAACGGGGCGAGTAACGTATAACAGTAGGCCATACAGGCCTCGCCCGATGCGTACGACTGAGCACGTTCGTACCAGGACATACTGAGAATGTTCGGCGGTGAATATTTCAAAATATCCAGCATATATTCACAGGCCCTATAAGCGGCATCTGACTGAAACATTGGGCGCAATTGCTCGCCCGCGGCTTGCTGAAAGTCATAACCACCCTTGCCGTTGGGGAGGTTAAGCAGCGGCTGACCGAACTTTGCCATTAAAAAACTAAACGTATGACCAAGGGGCGTGCCTCTTGCCGCATTCCAGGCAATGCCATAACGCCCTTTAGCTGGATCATGTAACTGCCTAGCGACTTTAACCAGTGCTTCTGTGGTGGTGGGCGGCGTTAACTGCGCCGCCTCGAAAACATCCTGACGATAACAAAGTAATTCCGGTGTGGTTTGAACAGGAATACCGTACTGGCTACCCGTATACCCCGAGCTCTGAATCGCCATGGGGTGGAAATCAGAAAGATCGTAATTATCGCGTTTAATTAGCGTATCGAGAGGCATGAGAATCCCTCTTGCCGCTAATTCACCAAACCAGGGCAGGTCACAGGCCACGACGTCATAGCGCGACTTCGCCAAACGGGCATTATCGAGGATCTCATCTAGCAGATTATCGATTGACCGTGCTTTGTTGCGAATTTCTAGGCCAAAGATTGACTCTAGCTGACGCTTAAGATTGTGCATGGCCATAAACGTGGGGTCAGCGTGGGCTAACACGCGTAACCCACCCTTCAGTTCAAGCCGTGCAGACAGGACTGCTGGGGTTGATATCACCCGCTCTGAGGACGACGCCCCCAAGAAGATCTTACTGGCCGTTTCCGATGAAGGGTCGATTCCGAACAATGGGCCGAGGAGCCCTTTAATTCGCTCAGCGTAGCTTTCCCACTCCTGAATCATTTGAGAAGAAGGATGCAGCGAAACCGTTTTACCCGACTTGGTTCGTGGGCGTGAGATAAGAAGACCTCGCTGCATAATACTGTCAATACCGCGCTTTGCCGTCCCATAAGTCAATCCAGACGCATCGGCCAGCGACGTTGGGGTGGTTAATCGACCTGCAAGATGGTTGCGCATGACGTGCAACAACATACGCATTTCGCGATAGCCGAGCGCCATGGAGAGCGTGCCTTCAGTTTCATCTTCAAATTTTTCAATGAAGTCGATAAAGCGAGCGAACTCTGTATTAGAAATTTTCGAGGAGGGCATTTGCGACAGCTTATCGTAAGGCCCCTCTGGATTAGC is part of the Halomonas sp. GT genome and harbors:
- a CDS encoding amidohydrolase, producing the protein MSTQLDCFTLKSAIHAQLAAIIEDVKTLYRQLHQHPELPFQEHNTSARLAESLERLGYHVTRNVGGTGVVALLTNGEGPTVMLRGDMDALPIKEETGLAFASQVTAITENGADVPLMHACGHDLHSSCIVGTAAVMAGLKEHWSGTLMLICQPAEEIFGGAKAMLEDGLYTRFPRPDIILGQHNMPALAGTVGHISGSAMAACTNLAVTIHGAGGHGSMPAQTVDPVVISAHVVTRLQSIVSREVPPEETVVVTVGKLHAGTQANIIPHIAELEINIRSFDNALHRQVVASIERIIRAECEAGRTPKPPTFQVLNETIALHNDPMAVEHVRHAHTAHFGDANLYAMPRLNGSEDFPLLGNAQAGGFSGDDIPYVYWFIGATPAERWANTPGEDVSQKMRHLEMPHSPYYFPGNDVTLRTGIEAMTTGALAYLS
- a CDS encoding 3-keto-5-aminohexanoate cleavage protein, with product MSNPCIICVAITGSLPRKEDNPAVPITVAEQIESTQAAFEAGASIAHCHVRNDDQTPSSDPEKFGRLMEGLKKHCPGMIIQLSTGGRSGAGEARGGMLPLAPDMASLSVGSNNFPTRVYENPPQLVQWLADEMRTYAVKPEIEAFDLSHIHQAVALAEQGSITSPLYVQFVMGVKNSMPADKPTFDFYIETLKRLAPDAQWCGAGIGANQYVVNEWAIAAGGHTRTGLEDNVRLDRDTLAPSNAALVERAVALCEKYQRPVATWQQARHILGLKQSY
- a CDS encoding alpha/beta fold hydrolase codes for the protein MAFQMMNDRSVAYRLLGDEMKPLVVLAHPLGMSQAVWDDIIPALLPRYRILTWDLPGHGASQAVSGKQLSPADLAAEALALVALAGTQQFHFVGTSIGGVVGQQLIAEHSDRLLTITLTNTGAVIGNADLWNTRADRVRHEGLAAMSQEIVPRWFAPAAFEGSPALKTGWCTQMGRGDDESYAQLCEMLGRDTFCGKLSNKSVKVQLLGGSEDMATPPSTLEALSAELDSAALTILEGVGHVPSVEVPGLLAEKLLALFATPAHAVSN
- the pcaF gene encoding 3-oxoadipyl-CoA thiolase encodes the protein MSDVYLCHPRRTAIGRFGGTLASVRPDDFAATIFKAVLAQAPALDPVAIDEVFMGCANQAGEDNRNVARMSSLLAGIPTSVPGTTMNRLCGSGMDAVGTAFRAIKAGEMELALAGGVESMSRAPFVMGKADSAFSRGQKLEDTTIGWRFINPLMKKAYGVDSMPETAENVAEQFSISREDQDAFALRSQQKAASAQQVGRFAQEITAIDIPRRKQAPLIFDQDEHLRETTLAKLAALPTPFRDGGSVTAGNASGVNDGAAAMLVASQAAVKQHGLTPMAKIIGMATAGVEPRIMGYGPVPAVQKLLKRTGITIDEIDVFEFNEAFAAQALACMRDLGLNDDDPRVNPNGGAIALGHPLGMSGARLLMTAAHELQNTGKRYALCTMCVGVGQGIATLIERV
- a CDS encoding CoA-transferase subunit beta; this translates as MSYTSSEMMTVTAARALENGMTCFVGIGLPSEAANLARLTHAPEVVLIYESGTLQTKPDILPLSIGDGELCESALTTVAVPEMFRYWLQGGKVNVGFLGTAQIDRFANLNTTLIGDYKAPKVRLPGGGGAPEIATNAGEVFITLKHSKRAFVKDVDFVTTLGFGRDGKGRDNVPNIGKGPTRVITDLCVMKPDPDTKELVVVSLHPGVTREQVIDATGWDIRFVEQLESTPEPNANELDILRELKARTERAHAGE
- a CDS encoding CoA transferase subunit A, coding for MAEFLSLHDAVAHYVEDGATVAMEGFTHLIPFAAGHEVIRQKKRDLTLIRMTPDIIYDQLIGAGCAKKVIFSWGGNPGVGSLHRLRDAVEKGWPQKIEILEHSHAAMACAFEAGAAGLPLAVLRGYVGSELPSVNDQIKFIECPFTGERLAAVPSVRPDVSIIHAQRADRQGNVLVEGIVGVQKEAVLAAKHSIVTVEEIVDDLNAHPNACVIPGWAISAVAVAEKGALPSYTHGYYGRSNRFYKEWDAIARDRDTFTQWLDDNVYRADNNPAGGQA
- a CDS encoding IclR family transcriptional regulator domain-containing protein, with amino-acid sequence MSNALPEDVLKPTDRDFVAALASGLEVVMAFDEMHTRMTLSEVAERTGMNRAKARRFLLTLHALGYVRKQQRYFELTPKVLQLGYSYLASNNYRGVIQQYLEEITRQCGESSSLGVLDGDDVIYLARSAAPHRLMAITLSVGTRLPAAYTSMGRVLLAQLPDSELDSYLSQLTLMRYTDKTITDPAALKAAIQKAREEGYAITDQELDSGLRSIAVPVFDTHEKLIGAINISTNAARVDMPTLLETYRPLLLEKAQLIRQSVSV
- a CDS encoding SDR family NAD(P)-dependent oxidoreductase; the protein is MDNTRLKGKNCLITGAARGMGAAVAEHYAAQGAKVCVADINIEGCEEVAARIKANGGDAIAVKLNVTDRAEVQAAVKATVDAFGSLNVMVNNAGINKPLMFLDITEENWHQIMDVNALGCLLGMQEAAKQMIDQGKENGPYKIINVGSILSRQAFDDVVPYSCSKHAVLAMINGGAKALVDHNITVNGYGPGVVRTELWEQLDKDLVSIGKFDKQGQSMDELAEKMILMKRYSYPEDVVGTASFLASAESDYMTGQLLMIDGGMIMQ
- a CDS encoding ABC transporter substrate-binding protein gives rise to the protein MRDDLAEINEANPEGPYDKLSQMPSSKISNTEFARFIDFIEKFEDETEGTLSMALGYREMRMLLHVMRNHLAGRLTTPTSLADASGLTYGTAKRGIDSIMQRGLLISRPRTKSGKTVSLHPSSQMIQEWESYAERIKGLLGPLFGIDPSSETASKIFLGASSSERVISTPAVLSARLELKGGLRVLAHADPTFMAMHNLKRQLESIFGLEIRNKARSIDNLLDEILDNARLAKSRYDVVACDLPWFGELAARGILMPLDTLIKRDNYDLSDFHPMAIQSSGYTGSQYGIPVQTTPELLCYRQDVFEAAQLTPPTTTEALVKVARQLHDPAKGRYGIAWNAARGTPLGHTFSFLMAKFGQPLLNLPNGKGGYDFQQAAGEQLRPMFQSDAAYRACEYMLDILKYSPPNILSMSWYERAQSYASGEACMAYCYTLLAPLFELDRHSPAYGNTGYLPHPVGNHGRAITPIGGYALAIPANLAPERVEAVWTALRHLTSANMSKLYIMNGSLVTPRFSVSQDPEVSALSPLIKIVDDMAKKDILQAWPRPPVPGVTEVISIAGNEIFEVLDGRRSIKKALSIAQERADKVMREKGHY